From Solanum stenotomum isolate F172 chromosome 2, ASM1918654v1, whole genome shotgun sequence:
ATAACGAAATGCCCAAATCTGAAAATGGCTTAAACCCTAGGTTGCTAATTCAACTACTATAAAGTATGATTATAATCGGAAATGAAGATAAACCTGGAGGTCTCAAGCTAGCTCTTTTACGTTTAGGCTTGTCACTGTGTCTTCGCTTAGGGAATCGAGTGTCAGTCAAGCTGTGAAAAGCACTGGATGGTGGAATCCATGGAAGCCTAGGTCGGAAAGTGTTGAACAAATGACGGAGCTCCGGTGCCGGACAGATGCTGTTCGCCGGAGAACTGATCGGAGCGAAGGAGGATACGGTTCGGGTCGATAAGAGTGTTCGTGAAACGGGTCGGATGATGGATCTTAGGGCTCCGAAACCCATGTCTGTAACTATGATGACGGCGTTTGAGTAAAAATCTGAGAAGTTGTATTTTTtgtgaagaagagaaggaaaagCAATGGAATGACCAAAACGACGTCGTATAAGAACCTTTTTGATcgatgaatttattttttaaattgataattactatatataataatttaagtgGATTAATTAAGATAACTCGAATCAAATTGAGCTTtgaatgaaaatatagttgAGCATAAATAAGGTTTGATTATTATAGTATTGTGTCAATCTAATTAAATACAAGTAAATCTAATCAAATCGAGCTTGAGACTGCATGGTTCCATGTCTAGTCCCATAAACATGAATTTagtaaaattaatttagttttaaatttttatgttaCATTAGTTTTAGAAATCAATTCAATTATTAAACCTTAGAGTATTTTTGCGTTTTGATTAGGTAAATTGATTTGAATCTCGAATATCATGAAAGTTAGTTGAATAATTCTTAATAGAATATTgtaaaacaattttttagaaCAATTAAAACATTGTAAAAGTTAATGAATGTCATAATAATTTAGAATAACGAACATGTGAAGCTTTATAGGACCTTTTTGGTCATGTGCACGTAATTCACATATGTATAGACATCAATTTCACCAGCCTCTATTTGAGAAAGTTGTAAGTCGTCATGTCTTTTATGCGGATTAAACACaatatgattaatttttttaaagcgAAACTTGTAAGTTTGTTCTTTTGTTGGCTTACTTAAGTTTATACACAATATTGTTGATAACAACACTTTTTTTTGTATCTCACTactaaaataattcaatttgtCAAGTTATCTCttatattttcatgaatttaaaattagTTTGAAAAGTTCTCTAATTGAAAATCTTTAAATATATGGTTATTTTCAACTTATttcatcgattatgatgtctttTATCATATCCAAATGCCTAAATATCCACTATAAGTCTTTCCTCGTTGAACCTCGACATTTCCTTTTAAGTCAATATCATCTCAAGATGCAtcttaaacttaattttttaataataataatacacaaACAAATTGAACTAATCTTTTAACTTTTCTAGATTAACGCTCTAAATTTTACAATATGCGTAGATAAATAGGATTCTAATAGTCGGGCAAGGATATATCCTCGATAGAGAAACTTCTTTCAAATGGACCTTTACACAACGTGAAACCTAGTCGGACTCCAATGCATGGGAATCAAAAGAATAGGATTCTAATACAAAATCTATAAAATTGTAGGGCAATATTATCACCTTTTCCAAACCTTATGGACCAAAAATGTAATTAAAACCTTTTATTCACAGTCGCCGCCGTCACCATTCTATAATAccaaattttttctttaactcAGCAACAATGGCTTCCACAGCAATGGCGAAAATCAATGAAGACCAAGTTCGCAAAGCAGTAAAAGCTCTTCTCAAATGGAAAAAGCTTCAATCCAAGAAAACCCATGAACCCCAAAACCTCAATTCACTATCAGATGAAGAAGAAAACGAAGAAGATGGAGTAGTAGATGATAATTTCATCTATCTTCAATTAACTCTGAAGAAAATCCCTCCAAAAGAACTCACAACCCCTCACAAAATCACCCTCCCCAACCCCTTTTTCCACCCACTTGAATCTTTCGCTAATATTTGTCTCATCATTGACGACAGACCCAGAAAACCCCACAACTCAAAAACCAAACTTGATGTTGAAACAGTGCAGAAAAAGCTTAAATCTGAAGGAATTTCAATTACGAAAGTTCTGAAGTTTACCAAGTTGAAGTCTGAGTACAAATCTTTTGATTCGAAGCTGGATTTGTACGGTTCATATGAGCTGTTTTTGGCTGATAAAAGAGTGATGAATTTGCTTCCAGGTTTATTAGGGAAGCACTTTTataagaagaagaggaaagtaCCTGTGCCAGTTGATTTGAGGGGGAATAGTAGCTGGAAGGAGGAGATAGAGAGAGCGTGTTCGTCGACTTTGTTGTGTTTAGGGAGTGGAACATGTAGTGTTTTGAAGATTGGGAGAGGTGGGATGGAGAATGGTGAAGTTATGGAGAATGTTTTAGCTGCCATTGATGGAATTATTGAGTTTGTTCCTAAGAAATTGAATGGTGTTAGAGCTTTTCATTTGAAGTTTAGTGATTCATTGGCATTGCCTGTTTATGAGGATTTGCCTGATCAAGTGCAAAACActgagaagaaaaagaagtagaGAAAGTGAGATCTTGGCTCTTCGAAAGATTTTTCGAGCTAGAAGTTCACGTAAGGAGTTGACGCATAGGTAAATTTGGATGAAGTGTTTCCATTTTTGTTCTTACTAGATACTGAATACAA
This genomic window contains:
- the LOC125856238 gene encoding uncharacterized protein LOC125856238, which produces MASTAMAKINEDQVRKAVKALLKWKKLQSKKTHEPQNLNSLSDEEENEEDGVVDDNFIYLQLTLKKIPPKELTTPHKITLPNPFFHPLESFANICLIIDDRPRKPHNSKTKLDVETVQKKLKSEGISITKVLKFTKLKSEYKSFDSKLDLYGSYELFLADKRVMNLLPGLLGKHFYKKKRKVPVPVDLRGNSSWKEEIERACSSTLLCLGSGTCSVLKIGRGGMENGEVMENVLAAIDGIIEFVPKKLNGVRAFHLKFSDSLALPVYEDLPDQVQNTEKKKK